The genomic DNA TGTCATGGAACAAAATCGCATGGAAAGCATATCCGTTACTTTAAGAAGCCACTGAACTTTGACACActacaattaaaaaataacttATTTATTCACACAAAGAAAAATCATAACAGTAAAACGAATAATTCAAACTTTGGCAGTGCTATCAGGATGGTTGGCAATGAAAATATTCATCGCTTTCGCGAAATGTCACGAGCTTCAACGCTTTTCGACACGAAATGATCCCACGATAAGGACGAACGGCAAAAGCCCGAGGAAAAAAGGTAAGCAAACTTTCACTTCACTTTGTTCCCACcgggaaaaaaaataacgaagAAAGCAAAATAGAAAAGTATAGTCAAAAAGCCATTTTACTTTCAGCAACGATCGAGAAGAAAATGCTTTCGTCGCCTACGATGGCCCTTTTACAAGTGGCCTCCTTTAACGTGCCATTCGAAGCTCGAATTCAAAGCTTGTTTTACACCAGCGAACCGGTGGAGGTGGAAAGCGGTATAACTTTACGACTCCCAGCGAAGATTTTCGTGGTCTCGAATGCTAGGCCGTTCCGCACCGAATGGCTGCGAGAGAAGTCAAAAAGTACGATTTGCGATTCTTCCAGCGAACGGATTttactgctgatgctgtttcGCTGGCATCCACCATTGGTAACGACGCGGCGGACGGTGCAGGGAATCGCTCCGTCATGGGAGGGATTGTGAAAAGAAatgatgaatttaaatttccttGAATCTTACTGTGAGGTCGAGGTAAAAATTGGAGAAAGGATTAAGTCCACTGTAGTGCTGCTTTACTCAAAGGGCGTTATACATTCCGCAGTTGTTTGAAAGCTTTGAAGCAAGCGAAACAAAGCTTAAAATTAAGTTTTACAGCATCCGATATGACTAAAACCTAatagaaattttttttttaatctggTAAAACTAatcacaaaaaacaaaaataaattctgaaaaaaacatttatggGTTTTTTCAGTTAGAAATATGCACAACTTTGTTAAAACGCCTTGAGGCACCCTGTGTTTTCGTAGACGCAGGCTGTCCCTGAAGTTATGCTATTTACCATACATGGAGAAATCTTGCGAATCATTCCAATACATGAAACAAacattttgcaataaaaatggcgATTTTAGGTAAACGATTACAGTTCTGTTTCAACAATAATCTGGTAAGTGAATTAAATCATTCATAGAAAAATGGTTATCAAATTTTATATCATTTTATATCTCTCATGTACgcttttacatattttttgtaaaatgaAATAGAGTAGAAAAAACACAGAACCATCAAAACTTgtgctatttattttatcatttacgTGCTTCTTTTTCATAAAGATAACATTAGGGTTACAGTGCCATGTATACTCTAGTTCATTGAATCGACTTCCGTGCACATTGCATACTTCTTGGCGGTGTTGAATAACAGCGTAATGCAAGCATTTTAAACCTTCCTTTAGAATCGATATTAGATGCTTCgttcacaattttaaaagccGCTAGTTATGTACATTTAAACTATCTTTAATGCATATTTTTCAATCACAGATTCTTAATGCGTTAATTTGTTGGTTTATAGTATTATCTATAGTATCTCCTTGACAATTTCTAATGATAAGATACGCCTTTTCACAAGCGTTCAACGTTCTGCCTCGCAGTACATTTCGTATACAGTTCCTAAGGCCACGCTTGTAGGTGTCCTCATCGATGCAGAGACTATCCTTCACACGTTCGTACTGTTTATCCACATCAAATCCGTTGATGTCGTCGTAGATTCCAAGCCGCATCCCAAGGCACCGAAACACACAGCACGTAAGTTGATCGTCGGGAAAAATATCCTCTTTGTAAAGTGCTATTAAATCCTCGGGAATTTCCAGATCACGGGCACAGCTGAACAGGACAAAGTATCGGCTGTCTAGCGTAACTTTGGAAAAGTCCAATGTTTGACAGTTACTATCGTTCGGCCCCACACCAATGCCAATGAGAAGCAATGGTAACAGcacaaaattatgttttacaGAAACCATGTTGTTGTTTACAGGGCAAAAGAATCACTGCAATTGTTTGGTGAGGACACTATATGTTTTATGGTAAAAACAGCCCATTCCAGTCTGTACCGGTGTGATAAGTCACGGTGCTGTTTCAttctttgtgtgtttgtgtttttattggGCGTTCAAACAACAAATGAATAGACCTATGGCACTATGCACTAACAATGCGCACTAGCCACCAAAGCAGCTACTTATGTTTGTGCAATTGTTTGCAAAGTTTTATCGAAAACGTGTTCCATATTAGGAATTGACAGCCTAAGTCCTTAAGTCGAAAACAAAGGCTATATTTGTAGCAATGGGTAAACCACATTAATAGTGCGTTGATTTATGTGCAGAATCCAGAAAACAGATTAGTTGCTATATAGGAAATTAATTTATCTAATTGTACAGTGTCCAAAGTGCACGTGGTGCAATACAGGCAACATCAAGCAGGTTTTAGAAGAGGtctaaaaaaaacagagaagtGGGTCGTAACGATCAtatttagtaaaaaaaaaagcgttgctttatcaaaatcaattttatttgcaatCATATGTAAAATAAACTCTAATTGCCaagaaattattgaaaaaaaaattgtataatTGTGGAATATTTAAGTTCTACCATGGCCAGTGTTTACAAATATTTCGGcatgcttcttttttcccctgtcAGCTCCTTCCCGAATGACACCATTGCAGTAACACATCAGGCAGTATAAAAGGTATGAGTCAAACAAAAACTGACGACCGAAACGTTGGTCATTATTCAATCACATCTGTATGCATCGAGAAGTCAAAGTCTGCTTTATACTACATGGTTTCCTGTTCCGGGCCTTACATTAGTTGCAGCTTTTGTCACGAACATCCCCAAACTAGATGGCCCTATCATCTGACAAAAACTGGCAGTGCATGTGTGTTTGCACCAAGCTAGAGAGCGATGCCAATCTGATAGAGTTGCTTCCTGTGATACTGCGCGAAGAAACTGCAACCAAGCAGGAGGCAGATAGTTTATACTACGCTTTTGTACAAACCGAATCGAAAACCATCTTTTTCATGCTTCCGTGTCTTCTAAATAGCGCACTGATCTCGCATCCTCGTATTTCGTACTTTCCGGCCGAGCGTTACTGCGGGTGTTACGAGTGCCCCCTAACGATGGATGCTTTATCACTAAGCGATGGACGATTTTTCAAACGAGTATTTTCCAATAACCGTCAGTGCCAGACGGTTGCCCTTGAGTGCAAAGAGGAATGCTCGTTTCTTGCGCGTCCCGAACCTTTTTACGAAATTGGTCGTCTATCGGTGTACGATCATTCCCTGGTAGCCCTtttcttccacacacacactcgcagtACTCGTACTACACACCATGGTACGACTGATGGTAAATAGTGCAATGTCACCATGGCAGCTACCCTAACGAGCTGGCTCTAGTTGGTTGCATGTTTCCCTTCGACCTCTTGGAGCCGAATCCTAACAAATGTGTTTGGGACGATAGCTTGTTAAGTGGCCATGTGTCGGGCTGGACCTAGGAACGGGGATGGATGAGCATTCATCAACTACGTTGCATTCCCGAATTCCATTTGGTGAAAAAAAGGATCATTTTTAATACGTCAACACACTGAGCTGCACATATTTGGATGATGTTTTCTTCCTGTGAAAAGCGGATCACTAGGATTTTGTAAACATGCCGTACGGTACAGAGTTTGATGATGATAGTCTATACAAGAAGCGtagtaatttaatttcaaagtTTAATGAAAGTTGTatattttacacatttttcagCCATGCTAAATTGAGGGATCTAATGGTAACTTAACGGGACGATCGTTTAGCAATTTCtgttctttggcactacaacctcaagaggtcttggccGGCCATTTGTGGATATGATAAGTCCTCGCTAAgaaagaccggcgccgataTTTCCACGGTCACCGGACGATCCCAATTAACAACCGATACTTTACCTTTAAAGTTCAATATAATGTGAACCCTAATTAAGACTATATTTCAGTATAGGTTTAACGACAGCATTGCACCAGCATGTAAAAAAGGGACGATAACAAGGGACATCGtgacaaattaaaataaataaaactctaaataataaataacaatCTATAATTGTATAGGCTACATGACCTAATTGGGCCTTATGTGATATAACATAAGAAGAAGTATTCAACAATCGATTGGAATACATAATTAGAGCAGCATTATGGCACAACAAACTCTTAATGAGCTACCACCACATTAGCACAGCAGACAAAGAATTTCCACTCAGGAATTGCAACAATTTGTGCAACTGAAGCAAAACACTTACTCATAACCCAAAGTTCTTATACCTTCCTGGAGAATGCACATAATGCAAACCTACTTTAGAAAACACAGAATAAGTCTCCTACCGAATGCAAGTTCTAACCAAAGAGCTGTGCACCATGCACGGAACAACAGATTTCGCTACTAGCCCAACTTTTCCCGCGGAAAATTCTTTCGTGAAGAATTGTTCATCCAACCATGCACCGAAAATTGGTTCACCACCCATTGCTATAGGAGAACGAGGGCTGGTCTGGTGGAAGTGATACAACTGTTGGGAAAGTTGCGCAGCGACCGACTGCGTCTGGAAACTTGCTTAGACAACAGGTGCACCATCATTATTTTAGCGTTATAGTGATATCATACACACTGATTTTAAAGCAACACTATTAAACAACTATTCAGCAATATTGctgtctttttttctattcgtaAGCAACAGTCTAGCCGTTTTGCTGATGTTCTCTTGAAATGCAGCAAATTCCCTACTCTGTTCAAAAACAGTTGTCATTAACCCAACAACTGAGCTTATCAATACAGCACATGGCGTTTTTTAAGGGTAcattccatttttgttttcaacaaCCCCTTCACGCCATTCTCTAGTCAAATTTCAACTTGGagacagaaacaaaaagaacaaCACAACTCAAACGAAGGTTTCGGTACACATTATCAAACTCGTGTGCGGCTTCCTGAACAGATTTCACGGTGCTTCCCGATAAGACGATCGCCACAGTACCACGTCTACTGGTATGAATGATACCGGCCAGTGCACAGTGCAACCTGAAATATGCAAAACATCAAATTTTACACTATAAATATCCTGCTGCCTCGTAACGAATCTAGCACCACACAAGCGGCAACCATTGGCAGTGAAACAACGCCAACCAAGCACAGGCTCATCAATCAATTAGGTGGCGCAAGCATGAAATCTTTTGGAATTGGAAGTTTGGTAgttttgttggtggtagtggccGCCAGCGAAGCTTCCAAAGCTGATTCGCACATCTTCGGCCCACAACCGATGCAATATCCGGTGCCCGCTACCTCCACCTTTATCGTGTCCGACTTTCTGCAGTTTCTGCAAACGGCCGTGACCTGCTTCAACAAGCTGCGCATCCCGGAGGAACGCTTCCCGCTGTACCTTGCCGGCGTGTTCCCGAACTGTCCGGAAACGCAATGCTTCGTCCGGTGTCTCGCCGCCAACCTGAACCTGTACTGTGACGAAACTGGTTCCGACATCGACCGGCACTACCTGCAGCTGGGACTCGGGCAGGACTACAATTGCTTCCGCCAGAAGGCTGAACAGTGCCTGGCGGCCAACACCTCGCCGTGCAACGATCCGTGTGAGGCCGCGTACAAGCAGGAGCTCTGCTTCCTCGAAGAGTTCCGCAAGTACGTCGATTCTAACATGAACTCGCTCATTGCGGCCGTCGCTGTGgaaaaaaccgaaaacaatCTCGTCTACTACAACATGAACGCTCGTAACTAGTAGCCCGCGCTTCTTCGTCCTACGCCCAGCAACACACAAACCGGGCCGGGTGTGTGAAGTGAatgaaaataaagtaaaattcATTAACGTAAAACAAACCTTCAACGGgtgtaaatattatttctGGACGTTTATTGTAGCTTCCGCTCCGGATGACATCCGTCTGGGGTTTGAGGGGCAcaactttctttttttgtctacAAGACTTTCGTTTGTTGTTCACGCTAAAGACACAGAACAACAGCAACTCGGAGTTGTCGATGACCATCAAACGGAATTGTGCCATTTATTATAAAAACTCTCCCATTGACACTGACAGCTTGCAGTTCAACTGTAGTGTCTAGCCAGTACATATGATGCAGAGCAGCGTGCAAATAATCACCGCGGGAGTCCTGCTGCTCACGGGACTAACTTCAATATCGGCATCTTTCGCAGCTCGTGATCCGCCTCCTCAACAGCTGCGAGAAGCACAGGCAGCTTGCGTGAAATATTTAGGCATCTGCGAGAATCGTCTGGTGCAGTACAACAACAGCATCTACCCGTTGGATCATGACACCATGTGTATGGTGCGCTGTGCCGGCATCATTGTTGGATTTTGGGACGATAACCAAGGATTCAAATTGGAAGGCCTACAAAAACTCTTCCCAGAGCTGGCTACAGATGAGCGAGTCCAGCAACAAATCCTGAGCTGCGCAGTGCAGCGCATTGCTGCCTGCCCACCGACAGATACCTGTGCGAAGGCGTACAATGGGTTCCGATGCTTTCTTGAATCGCAGAAAACTGGCTTTGTAGTGAAAGAAAACCTTCCGGAGCAGCCCCCATCCGTCTTCAACGTGCAGGAATTCATACGATCCTTATCGATTTGTGGGAAAATCTTGCGCATTCCTAAGAACCTGCAAGATCTCTACCATCAGGGTGTCTTTCCCAATGACGAGAAAACGCGCAGCCTCATTCGATGCGTTGGCATCCGcaacgagctgtacgatgatgtGCTGGGACCTAACATTCCGCAACTGCACAAGCTGTTCGGTGCCGGTCAATTGGAGACCGAGTTTCGCCGGAAAGCTGAAATTTGTATAAACGCCAACCAACCGCTGCTGGATCCGAAAGACAAAAACGCCCAAGCCTACGGCAAGCTGTATCGTTGCTTTAGTAAGCCTTTCAGTGCATTAATCCGGGCCAATGCCATGTAGCTGACTGTCGTTTGTGCGTAAACAATAAACAGGGCCCTTTTACCGGACGAAACCACGCTATCACTCGTTTtggttgctttatttttgtgaAGCCCTGTACGGTACTTCCTG from Anopheles stephensi strain Indian chromosome 2, UCI_ANSTEP_V1.0, whole genome shotgun sequence includes the following:
- the LOC118504582 gene encoding uncharacterized protein LOC118504582 isoform X1, whose product is MELGEDSAVLSGWLAMKIFIAFAKCHELQRFSTRNDPTIRTNGKSPRKKATIEKKMLSSPTMALLQVASFNVPFEARIQSLFYTSEPVEVESGITLRLPAKIFVVSNARPFRTEWLREKSKSTICDSSSERILLLMLFRWHPPLVTTRRTVQGIAPSWEGL
- the LOC118504582 gene encoding uncharacterized protein LOC118504582 isoform X2, encoding MELGEDSAGWLAMKIFIAFAKCHELQRFSTRNDPTIRTNGKSPRKKATIEKKMLSSPTMALLQVASFNVPFEARIQSLFYTSEPVEVESGITLRLPAKIFVVSNARPFRTEWLREKSKSTICDSSSERILLLMLFRWHPPLVTTRRTVQGIAPSWEGL
- the LOC118504578 gene encoding general odorant-binding protein 45-like — translated: MMQSSVQIITAGVLLLTGLTSISASFAARDPPPQQLREAQAACVKYLGICENRLVQYNNSIYPLDHDTMCMVRCAGIIVGFWDDNQGFKLEGLQKLFPELATDERVQQQILSCAVQRIAACPPTDTCAKAYNGFRCFLESQKTGFVVKENLPEQPPSVFNVQEFIRSLSICGKILRIPKNLQDLYHQGVFPNDEKTRSLIRCVGIRNELYDDVLGPNIPQLHKLFGAGQLETEFRRKAEICINANQPLLDPKDKNAQAYGKLYRCFSKPFSALIRANAM